In Takifugu flavidus isolate HTHZ2018 chromosome 13, ASM371156v2, whole genome shotgun sequence, the following are encoded in one genomic region:
- the LOC130536370 gene encoding lymphoid enhancer-binding factor 1-like isoform X1, with product MTEYNTQREIVFYPGDNQLDPWNEGEYLYQLVGGDSAPPFGSTAASHAYNDPTAMMFPGVLEQKPNFLADLFEADLSTFPTLPSTFSAPPPVPPAPYTPHYHQQDSSSGESKRTNRLQKKEVYIKKPLNAFMLFMKDKRSTVRPSIRVQGSGAVNAFLGSVWKSLSREEQQKYFEEAEKQRILHQQQYPGWSTRDNYGKMRGKTHKKKLEVGDDTDAESSESEAEESPPSKWMMMTPKYMEKLKASKSRTLRTKSHFQMNLRSRQPPNYQNST from the exons ATGACTGAGTACAACACACAGAGGGAAATCGTCTTCTATCCAGGGGACAATCAGCTGGACCCCTGGAATGAGGGAGAG TACCTGTACCAGCTTGTAGGTGGAGACTCTGCACCGCCTTTTGGCTCCACAGCAGCTTCACACGCA TACAATGATCCTACAGCCATGATGTTCCCTGGAGTCCTGGAGCAGAAACCCAATTTTCTAGCAGACCT GTTTGAAGCAGATTTATCGACCTTTCCGACCTTACCTTCAaccttctctgctcctcctcctgttcctcctgctccttatACTCCTCATTATCATCAACAGGACAGCAGTTCAGG AGAGAGTAAAAGGACCAACCGGCTCCAAAAGAAGGAGGTTTACATCAAGAAGCCTCTGAATGCCTTCATGCTCTTCATGAAGGACAAGAGGTCCACTGTGAGACCTTCCATCAGAGTTCAAGGCAGCGGTGCTGTCAATGCTTTCCTGGGATCAGTG TGGAAATCTCTGAGTAGAGAGGAACAGCAGAAATATTTCGAGGAGGCCGAGAAGCAGAGAAtcctgcaccagcagcagtACCCTGGCTGGTCTACCAGGGACAACTAT gggaaaatgaggggaaaaaccCATAAGAAAAAACTGGAGGTCGGAGATGATACTGATG CAGAATCGTCTGAGTCTGAGGCGGAAGAATCTCCTCCATCCAAGTGGATGATGATGACGCCCAAATATATGGAGAAATTAAAGGCCTCCAAAAGCAGAACACTGAGGACCAAAAGTCACTTTCAGATGAACCTGAGATCCCGCCAACCTCCCAACTATCAAAACTCCACTTAG
- the LOC130536370 gene encoding lymphoid enhancer-binding factor 1-like isoform X2, producing the protein MTEYNTQREIVFYPGDNQLDPWNEGEYLYQLVGGDSAPPFGSTAASHAYNDPTAMMFPGVLEQKPNFLADLFEADLSTFPTLPSTFSAPPPVPPAPYTPHYHQQDSSSGESKRTNRLQKKEVYIKKPLNAFMLFMKDKRSTVRPSIRVQGSGAVNAFLGSVWKSLSREEQQKYFEEAEKQRILHQQQYPGWSTRDNYGKMRGKTHKKKLEVGDDTDESSESEAEESPPSKWMMMTPKYMEKLKASKSRTLRTKSHFQMNLRSRQPPNYQNST; encoded by the exons ATGACTGAGTACAACACACAGAGGGAAATCGTCTTCTATCCAGGGGACAATCAGCTGGACCCCTGGAATGAGGGAGAG TACCTGTACCAGCTTGTAGGTGGAGACTCTGCACCGCCTTTTGGCTCCACAGCAGCTTCACACGCA TACAATGATCCTACAGCCATGATGTTCCCTGGAGTCCTGGAGCAGAAACCCAATTTTCTAGCAGACCT GTTTGAAGCAGATTTATCGACCTTTCCGACCTTACCTTCAaccttctctgctcctcctcctgttcctcctgctccttatACTCCTCATTATCATCAACAGGACAGCAGTTCAGG AGAGAGTAAAAGGACCAACCGGCTCCAAAAGAAGGAGGTTTACATCAAGAAGCCTCTGAATGCCTTCATGCTCTTCATGAAGGACAAGAGGTCCACTGTGAGACCTTCCATCAGAGTTCAAGGCAGCGGTGCTGTCAATGCTTTCCTGGGATCAGTG TGGAAATCTCTGAGTAGAGAGGAACAGCAGAAATATTTCGAGGAGGCCGAGAAGCAGAGAAtcctgcaccagcagcagtACCCTGGCTGGTCTACCAGGGACAACTAT gggaaaatgaggggaaaaaccCATAAGAAAAAACTGGAGGTCGGAGATGATACTGATG AATCGTCTGAGTCTGAGGCGGAAGAATCTCCTCCATCCAAGTGGATGATGATGACGCCCAAATATATGGAGAAATTAAAGGCCTCCAAAAGCAGAACACTGAGGACCAAAAGTCACTTTCAGATGAACCTGAGATCCCGCCAACCTCCCAACTATCAAAACTCCACTTAG
- the LOC130536370 gene encoding transcription factor 7-like isoform X3 has protein sequence MMFPGVLEQKPNFLADLFEADLSTFPTLPSTFSAPPPVPPAPYTPHYHQQDSSSGESKRTNRLQKKEVYIKKPLNAFMLFMKDKRSTVRPSIRVQGSGAVNAFLGSVWKSLSREEQQKYFEEAEKQRILHQQQYPGWSTRDNYGKMRGKTHKKKLEVGDDTDAESSESEAEESPPSKWMMMTPKYMEKLKASKSRTLRTKSHFQMNLRSRQPPNYQNST, from the exons ATGATGTTCCCTGGAGTCCTGGAGCAGAAACCCAATTTTCTAGCAGACCT GTTTGAAGCAGATTTATCGACCTTTCCGACCTTACCTTCAaccttctctgctcctcctcctgttcctcctgctccttatACTCCTCATTATCATCAACAGGACAGCAGTTCAGG AGAGAGTAAAAGGACCAACCGGCTCCAAAAGAAGGAGGTTTACATCAAGAAGCCTCTGAATGCCTTCATGCTCTTCATGAAGGACAAGAGGTCCACTGTGAGACCTTCCATCAGAGTTCAAGGCAGCGGTGCTGTCAATGCTTTCCTGGGATCAGTG TGGAAATCTCTGAGTAGAGAGGAACAGCAGAAATATTTCGAGGAGGCCGAGAAGCAGAGAAtcctgcaccagcagcagtACCCTGGCTGGTCTACCAGGGACAACTAT gggaaaatgaggggaaaaaccCATAAGAAAAAACTGGAGGTCGGAGATGATACTGATG CAGAATCGTCTGAGTCTGAGGCGGAAGAATCTCCTCCATCCAAGTGGATGATGATGACGCCCAAATATATGGAGAAATTAAAGGCCTCCAAAAGCAGAACACTGAGGACCAAAAGTCACTTTCAGATGAACCTGAGATCCCGCCAACCTCCCAACTATCAAAACTCCACTTAG